In the Longimicrobium sp. genome, one interval contains:
- a CDS encoding isoprenylcysteine carboxylmethyltransferase family protein, with translation MLSVIARLVADAVLVGVLLFSAAGTLAWGRGWVLLAVLLVVRTAGAGAVYRVNPALLRDRAKLPIHADQSWTDRLLLFAVLSTGLLGVPVVAALDAFRWHALPRPAPLLGYLGIALFAVGWSLKSLALHANAFATAAVRLQRERAHAVVDSGVYRVVRHPFYAADPLIMVGAGLWLGSFVAVLFAVVPMAFLVVRLHSEERFLRRELPGYHEYTLRVRHRLIPGVW, from the coding sequence ATGCTCAGCGTCATAGCCCGGCTCGTCGCCGACGCGGTGCTGGTGGGAGTGCTCCTGTTCTCGGCGGCCGGGACGCTCGCGTGGGGGCGTGGCTGGGTGCTGCTGGCGGTGCTGCTGGTCGTCAGGACTGCGGGCGCCGGCGCGGTTTACCGCGTGAACCCCGCCCTGCTTCGTGACCGTGCGAAGCTTCCGATCCACGCCGATCAGTCCTGGACCGATCGGCTGCTGCTGTTCGCGGTGCTGTCGACGGGGTTGCTGGGAGTGCCCGTGGTTGCCGCACTCGATGCGTTCCGCTGGCATGCGCTGCCCCGCCCCGCGCCGCTGCTCGGGTATCTAGGCATCGCCCTGTTCGCGGTGGGATGGAGCCTCAAGAGCCTGGCACTCCACGCGAACGCCTTCGCCACGGCCGCCGTGCGCCTGCAGCGCGAGCGTGCGCACGCCGTCGTGGATTCAGGGGTCTACCGGGTCGTCCGGCATCCGTTCTACGCCGCCGATCCGCTGATCATGGTCGGCGCCGGCTTGTGGCTGGGATCGTTCGTCGCCGTGTTGTTCGCGGTCGTTCCAATGGCGTTCCTGGTCGTCCGGCTCCACTCGGAGGAGCGCTTCCTGCGACGTGAATTGCCGGGATACCACGAGTACACGCTACGTGTGCGGCATCGACTGATCCCTGGCGTCTGGTAG
- a CDS encoding class I SAM-dependent methyltransferase produces the protein MIRSFIYDLLILRLTSRWYAEVLARVPEGAALLDVGIGTAGALLANADAVMRKRLRIVGIDVDADYVDRARRRLGDSSLAGVAEVRLESVYDHRGGPYDAVYFSGSFMLLAEPEQALRHCCTLLKAGGSIFFTQTIQKQPARWMEVLKPMLKRVTSIDFGRVTYEDDFRAQLDAAGLRLEEFTTLSRHGSRITCIALARPVRSTR, from the coding sequence ATGATCCGCAGCTTCATCTACGACCTCCTGATCCTCCGGCTCACCTCGCGGTGGTACGCCGAGGTGCTGGCGCGCGTGCCCGAGGGCGCCGCGCTGCTCGATGTGGGCATTGGCACGGCCGGCGCGCTGCTAGCCAACGCAGATGCGGTGATGCGGAAGCGCCTGCGCATCGTCGGCATCGACGTGGATGCGGACTACGTGGACCGCGCGCGGCGCAGGCTGGGAGACTCCTCGCTGGCCGGAGTTGCGGAGGTGCGCCTGGAATCCGTCTACGATCATCGGGGCGGGCCGTACGATGCCGTGTATTTCTCCGGCAGCTTCATGCTCCTGGCTGAGCCCGAGCAGGCGTTGCGGCATTGCTGCACGCTGTTGAAGGCGGGTGGTTCGATCTTCTTCACGCAGACGATCCAGAAACAGCCGGCGCGCTGGATGGAGGTCCTCAAGCCCATGCTGAAGAGGGTCACCAGCATCGACTTCGGCCGGGTGACCTACGAGGACGACTTCAGGGCGCAGCTCGATGCCGCGGGGCTGCGTCTCGAGGAATTTACCACGCTGTCGCGCCACGGCAGCCGGATCACGTGCATCGCCCTGGCGAGGCCGGTCCGCTCGACGAGATAG
- a CDS encoding DUF4253 domain-containing protein, with protein MSLFYSRLAATCGLLAMLSSGCAQAQTLEPKDLELARQAGFADSTVKVLFRHGSDLRRLQDVSGRPVAGVTAAVPESRVKEAVRTLQTALGGAHVVFRSEQNFGHGSDRVAVLRSSDRYDALRTMGTNGTNYDIHTDSIITRLRQWDRRYGLTLVGAGFDWVEVELRRVPADWMGLAREVFKFCPDVVEQGTLTVAALAAEMRRSRTIYLWWD; from the coding sequence ATGTCTCTTTTCTACTCGCGGCTCGCTGCGACGTGCGGGCTCCTCGCCATGCTTTCGAGCGGGTGCGCGCAGGCGCAGACGCTCGAACCGAAGGATCTGGAACTGGCGCGACAGGCCGGATTCGCGGACTCGACCGTGAAGGTGCTGTTCCGCCACGGTTCAGACCTCCGCCGCCTCCAGGATGTGAGCGGAAGGCCCGTGGCTGGAGTGACCGCCGCGGTGCCGGAGAGCCGTGTGAAGGAGGCCGTGCGGACGTTGCAGACCGCCCTCGGTGGAGCGCACGTGGTCTTCAGGTCCGAGCAGAACTTCGGACACGGTTCTGACCGGGTAGCGGTGCTCCGAAGCTCCGACCGCTACGATGCGCTCCGTACGATGGGAACGAACGGCACGAACTACGACATCCACACGGACAGCATCATCACCCGCCTCCGCCAATGGGACCGCCGCTACGGCCTGACCCTCGTGGGCGCGGGGTTCGACTGGGTGGAGGTGGAGCTGCGACGGGTGCCCGCGGACTGGATGGGCCTGGCGCGTGAGGTCTTCAAGTTCTGTCCCGACGTCGTGGAGCAGGGCACCCTCACCGTGGCGGCACTCGCCGCCGAGATGAGGCGCTCCCGCACCATCTATCTGTGGTGGGATTAG
- a CDS encoding BlaI/MecI/CopY family transcriptional regulator — protein MAQNRPALTKREKEILDIVYARGHATAAEVRAAMADPPTDAGVRTVLRVLVNKGHLRIQQDGPRYDYFPVVARETARRSEVQHLLRTFFGGSLESALATLLDVGRGKLDDEERERLKRLIDDAAQEGR, from the coding sequence ATGGCACAGAACCGACCCGCGCTGACCAAGCGCGAAAAAGAGATCCTGGACATCGTCTACGCCCGCGGCCACGCGACCGCGGCGGAGGTGCGCGCGGCGATGGCCGATCCGCCCACCGACGCGGGCGTGCGCACCGTGCTGCGCGTGCTGGTGAACAAGGGCCACCTGCGCATCCAGCAGGATGGTCCGCGCTACGACTACTTTCCCGTAGTCGCCCGCGAGACCGCCCGCCGCTCCGAGGTGCAGCACCTGTTGCGCACCTTCTTCGGCGGGTCGCTCGAGTCCGCGCTGGCCACGCTGCTGGACGTGGGCCGCGGGAAGCTGGACGACGAGGAGCGGGAGCGACTGAAGCGCCTCATCGACGACGCCGCGCAGGAGGGACGCTGA
- a CDS encoding M56 family metallopeptidase, translating into MTGLTPMVLLLLKASALLLAALAAGLLLRRRAAADRHRLWSATFAGLLALPLLAFALPGLRIPLPAPRPRPAVAAERPAPMAAPAEAPRAASVERRGPSTPSALQPIDEPVATRALPSLRSVALVVWLAGVLAALAALLTALLRAHRVAWGAEAMDDAAWRESTSDIAGRLGMRRTVRVLASPAVQTPMAGGFLRPTVFVPPTAREWPDELRAMVLAHEIAHLAGRDPLRKVLGRAALTLYWFHPLAWIAARQAAAACEQACDETVLALGVRPSAYAGALLHFADAAPAVLAGAALPIVRRSSLEARLMAILNAPTRPAARRGLVLPTVAAAAVTVCIAAAQPSATPRTPAAAPLRTVPARNVAAHPVAPVRAVTTDPTPSAPIVTRQESCWSRGMDGTFSGTVSMSDDNGVSTIYERSGRAGSEVIVQRSFGDLRICARAEGLRDDDALPSTWANRAGRVVLETDQRGDVRQMNIVGGQATYAVNGAQRGVDASAQAWQSRLLALLDATWELSQLRGQESSLRGQISSIHGQRSSLQGEISSLHGEVSSMRGRIASLRGEESSLSGRISSIRGHLSSLQGQISSEQGAISSLTAGRDQSGADSERISRRVAQHREAIRELEEEIRRYDVDSRVRAVEREMASLDVDRQVEAIERQIAQFNLDSRVADVNRRIAALRVDESVAAIERQITALDSPRRIRALEARVAEALERLRAELR; encoded by the coding sequence ATGACCGGCCTGACTCCGATGGTCCTCCTGCTCCTGAAGGCGAGCGCCCTGCTGCTTGCCGCGCTTGCCGCGGGACTCCTGCTCCGGCGGAGAGCTGCGGCGGACCGGCATCGGCTCTGGAGCGCGACGTTCGCGGGGCTCCTCGCGCTCCCCCTGCTGGCGTTCGCGCTCCCCGGCTTGCGCATCCCGCTCCCCGCACCGCGTCCGCGCCCGGCCGTCGCCGCGGAGCGCCCCGCGCCGATGGCCGCGCCCGCCGAGGCACCCCGCGCCGCCTCGGTCGAACGGCGCGGTCCTTCGACGCCATCCGCCCTCCAACCCATCGACGAGCCTGTCGCGACGAGGGCGCTTCCATCTCTTCGCAGCGTGGCGCTGGTCGTCTGGCTGGCGGGCGTGCTCGCCGCCCTGGCCGCACTGCTCACGGCGCTGCTCCGGGCGCATCGGGTAGCCTGGGGCGCGGAGGCGATGGACGACGCGGCGTGGCGCGAGTCGACGTCCGATATCGCGGGGCGGCTGGGGATGCGGCGCACGGTGCGGGTCCTCGCCTCGCCCGCGGTGCAGACGCCGATGGCGGGCGGTTTTCTGCGCCCCACGGTGTTCGTCCCGCCCACCGCGCGGGAGTGGCCGGATGAGCTGCGCGCGATGGTGCTGGCGCACGAGATCGCGCACCTGGCCGGGCGCGATCCGCTTCGCAAGGTGCTCGGGCGCGCGGCGCTCACGCTGTACTGGTTCCATCCCCTGGCCTGGATCGCGGCCAGGCAGGCGGCCGCCGCCTGCGAGCAGGCGTGCGACGAGACCGTGCTCGCGCTGGGGGTGCGCCCCTCCGCCTACGCCGGCGCGCTCCTCCACTTCGCCGACGCCGCACCGGCCGTGCTGGCGGGCGCGGCGCTCCCCATCGTCCGACGCTCATCCCTGGAGGCTCGACTCATGGCCATTCTCAACGCACCAACGCGTCCCGCCGCACGGCGCGGGCTAGTGCTCCCGACAGTGGCGGCCGCCGCGGTCACCGTGTGCATCGCGGCTGCCCAACCCTCCGCGACGCCACGCACCCCTGCAGCCGCGCCCCTGCGCACCGTGCCCGCCCGGAACGTCGCGGCACATCCGGTGGCGCCCGTACGCGCCGTGACGACCGACCCGACGCCCTCCGCTCCCATCGTCACTCGCCAGGAGTCGTGCTGGTCCAGGGGAATGGACGGTACGTTCAGCGGCACGGTGTCGATGAGTGACGACAACGGGGTGTCGACCATCTACGAGCGGTCCGGACGCGCGGGGAGCGAGGTGATCGTGCAGCGCTCCTTCGGCGACCTGCGCATCTGCGCGCGGGCGGAGGGGCTGCGGGACGACGATGCGCTCCCGAGCACTTGGGCGAACCGCGCGGGCCGCGTGGTGCTGGAGACGGACCAGCGGGGCGACGTGCGGCAGATGAACATCGTGGGCGGCCAGGCGACGTACGCGGTCAACGGTGCCCAGCGCGGCGTGGATGCGTCGGCGCAGGCATGGCAGAGCCGGTTGCTGGCGCTCCTGGACGCCACCTGGGAGCTGAGCCAGCTCCGCGGCCAGGAGAGCAGCCTGCGCGGGCAGATCTCCTCCATCCACGGGCAGCGGAGCAGCCTGCAGGGGGAGATCTCCTCGCTGCACGGCGAGGTGAGCAGCATGCGCGGCCGCATCGCTTCGCTGCGTGGTGAGGAGAGCAGCCTGAGCGGCAGGATCTCCTCCATCCGGGGACACTTGAGCTCACTGCAGGGGCAGATCTCGTCGGAGCAGGGCGCCATCTCCAGCCTCACCGCGGGTCGCGACCAGAGCGGGGCGGACAGCGAGCGGATCAGCCGGCGCGTCGCCCAGCACCGGGAGGCGATCCGTGAGCTGGAGGAGGAGATCCGCCGTTACGACGTGGACAGCCGGGTCCGCGCCGTCGAGAGGGAGATGGCGTCGCTGGACGTGGACCGGCAGGTGGAGGCCATCGAGCGCCAGATCGCCCAGTTCAACCTGGACTCGCGCGTCGCCGACGTGAACCGGCGCATCGCCGCGCTGCGGGTGGACGAGAGCGTCGCCGCCATTGAGCGGCAGATCACCGCGCTGGACTCCCCCCGGCGCATCCGGGCACTGGAGGCCCGGGTGGCGGAGGCGCTGGAGCGGCTGCGCGCGGAGCTGCGGTGA
- a CDS encoding TraR/DksA C4-type zinc finger protein gives MDRTQLEQIERLLMRERQKTLRSLGRFQEQSSRTRDSADADLSSYSFHMADQGTDAMEREKSFLFASKEGRYLYRVEEALRRLINNPAEFGICHSCKKPIPFERLEALPHARYCLDCKNREEQAA, from the coding sequence ATGGATCGGACACAGCTCGAGCAGATCGAGCGGCTTCTGATGCGCGAGCGGCAGAAGACGCTGAGGTCTCTTGGTCGGTTTCAGGAACAGTCGTCGCGGACGCGCGATTCGGCGGACGCGGACCTGTCCAGCTATTCGTTCCACATGGCGGACCAGGGAACCGACGCGATGGAGCGGGAGAAGTCGTTCCTCTTCGCCAGCAAGGAGGGGCGCTACCTGTACCGCGTGGAGGAGGCGCTTCGCCGCCTGATCAACAACCCCGCGGAGTTCGGCATCTGCCACTCGTGCAAGAAGCCGATCCCTTTCGAGCGCCTCGAAGCGCTCCCCCACGCCCGCTACTGCCTGGACTGCAAGAACCGCGAGGAGCAGGCGGCGTAA
- the rseP gene encoding RIP metalloprotease RseP produces the protein MLLNIAAFLVVIGVLVTIHEAGHFFAAKWVGIQVPRFSIGFGPRVIGFTRGETEYVISAIPLGGYVKMAGMEDDEAQSLLEGGDEGVPVDPERTFDSKPLWARTLVISAGVIVNFLFAILVYGALAAAYGERVIRITKVATPEPATAVGPAAEAAKIPFGARVVSVGGKPVSSWGGIRRGIVDAAPGPLPVLLEGGRTVTLVVPEGRTQRMEVARAIEPLIPAVIPEVVAGQAAARAGMKAGDRVVAVNGRAVQGWNDFVRVVRASPGLPLPVEVERGGQRVRMTVTPAAEREDDENGKSITIGRIGARPPEVPTERRSVGVVEAVKTGFTDTWDGTVSILDALRDLITGRTSARNMGGLLTIGQASGQTARMGLDVFLAFLAFFSINLAVLNLLPIPVLDGGHLMFLGIEAVRGRPLSVETRIRLSQVGLLIVVALMLWANGNDVVRWIEGLRG, from the coding sequence TTGCTGCTGAACATCGCTGCTTTCCTGGTCGTGATCGGGGTGCTGGTGACCATCCACGAGGCGGGGCACTTCTTCGCCGCCAAGTGGGTCGGAATCCAGGTCCCCCGCTTCTCCATCGGCTTCGGGCCGCGCGTGATCGGCTTCACGCGCGGCGAGACGGAGTACGTGATCTCCGCCATCCCGCTGGGCGGCTACGTCAAGATGGCGGGGATGGAGGACGACGAGGCGCAGTCGCTGCTGGAGGGGGGCGACGAGGGGGTGCCGGTGGACCCCGAGCGCACCTTCGACTCCAAGCCGCTCTGGGCGCGCACGCTGGTGATCTCGGCCGGGGTGATCGTCAACTTCCTCTTCGCGATCCTCGTCTACGGCGCGCTGGCCGCGGCGTACGGCGAGCGCGTCATCCGCATCACAAAGGTTGCGACCCCCGAGCCGGCGACGGCGGTGGGCCCCGCTGCAGAGGCGGCCAAGATCCCCTTCGGTGCACGCGTCGTGTCGGTAGGCGGAAAGCCGGTCAGCTCGTGGGGTGGCATCCGCAGGGGGATCGTGGATGCGGCGCCCGGTCCGCTCCCGGTGCTGCTGGAGGGCGGCCGCACGGTGACGCTGGTGGTGCCGGAGGGACGGACGCAGCGCATGGAGGTGGCGCGCGCCATCGAGCCGCTGATCCCCGCCGTCATCCCCGAGGTCGTGGCCGGCCAGGCCGCCGCGCGCGCGGGGATGAAGGCCGGCGACCGCGTCGTGGCCGTCAACGGCCGCGCCGTGCAGGGGTGGAACGACTTCGTACGCGTGGTGCGCGCCAGCCCCGGGCTCCCGCTCCCCGTGGAGGTCGAGCGCGGCGGACAGCGCGTGCGCATGACGGTCACTCCCGCCGCCGAGCGCGAGGACGATGAGAATGGCAAGTCCATCACCATCGGCCGCATCGGCGCGCGGCCGCCCGAGGTGCCCACCGAGCGCCGCTCGGTTGGCGTGGTCGAGGCGGTGAAGACGGGGTTCACGGACACCTGGGACGGCACCGTGTCGATCCTGGACGCGCTGCGCGACCTGATCACGGGCCGCACCTCCGCGCGCAACATGGGCGGGCTGCTGACCATCGGCCAGGCGTCCGGCCAGACGGCGCGGATGGGGCTGGACGTCTTCCTGGCCTTCCTGGCCTTCTTCTCGATCAACCTCGCCGTCCTCAACCTCCTGCCGATCCCGGTGCTGGACGGCGGCCACCTGATGTTCCTGGGCATCGAGGCGGTGCGCGGCCGCCCCCTCTCGGTGGAGACGCGCATCCGCCTTTCGCAGGTCGGCCTGCTGATCGTGGTGGCGCTGATGCTGTGGGCCAACGGCAACGACGTGGTGCGATGGATCGAGGGGTTGAGGGGATAA